AAGGGGGAATACGTGATGAGTAAAGAGCAGATGAATCTTGCAGCGTCTGAGATTGGACCTATTCAGACGAATGCGAGAGGGAATGCGTACAAATTTTTCATCTTTAGCTTTCTTGGCATCTTTGCTTTTTTTGTCCCCATCACCATAGGCGGGAAATCAACGATTATTCTCGATCATATCGTCAATGCCATCAAAGCAGGCGTACCGTCTCTTCTGCCGTTTTATGCTTTGCTGGTGATTTTCATAGGCTGTCTGTATCCATTTGTAAGCAGGACATGGAACAAGGATAAAATCAGCATTGTCTTTTCCTTTTTTAAAGTGATTGGCTTTTTTGTCGCGGTCATGCTGGTGTTTAACATCGGACCGGCATGGCTGTTCGAGAAGGATATGGGGCCGTTTCTCTTAGATAAGCTTGTCATCCCGGTTGGTTTATTGGTTCCGATCGGTTCTGTATTCTTAGCTCTGCTTACAGGATACGGCCTATTGGAATTTATCGGTGTGCTTGTTCGTCCGATTATGCGGCCGATCTGGAAGACGCCAGGGCGTTCAGCGGTCGATGCGGTCGCCTCATTCGTGGGCAGTTATTCGATTGGTCTTTTGATTACAAATCGTGTTTTTAAGGAAGGAAAGTACACGATAAAAGAAGCGTGCATTATTGCCACTGGATTTTCTACTGTATCTACACCCTTCATGATTGTAGTGGCTAAGACGCTTGATATTATGCCATATTGGAACCTGTATTTTTGGACGACGCTCGTCATTACCTTTATTGTCACTGCCATTACGGTACGCATTCGCCCGCTCAGCAGAAAGAGCGATACGTACTATACGGAGGAAGGCGACCCAGAGCCGGAATATACATCAGGTCTGATCAAATCTGCCTGGAGTGAAGCAATGAAAGCATCGAATGTAGCGCCGGGTTTATTTAGCAATGTGGCACAAAATTTTAAAGATGGTTTCATCATGACGATGGGGATTCTGCCATCGATTATGTCGGTCGGCCTGCTTGGTCTTGTGCTGGCAAAATATACGCCGCTGTTCGATATCATTGGTTATGCATTCTATCCATTCACCTGGCTGATGCAGATACCTGAGCCGATGCTTACGGCGAAAGCGCTCTCGGTCGGGATTGCTGA
This is a stretch of genomic DNA from Aneurinibacillus sp. REN35. It encodes these proteins:
- a CDS encoding YjiH family protein — encoded protein: MSKEQMNLAASEIGPIQTNARGNAYKFFIFSFLGIFAFFVPITIGGKSTIILDHIVNAIKAGVPSLLPFYALLVIFIGCLYPFVSRTWNKDKISIVFSFFKVIGFFVAVMLVFNIGPAWLFEKDMGPFLLDKLVIPVGLLVPIGSVFLALLTGYGLLEFIGVLVRPIMRPIWKTPGRSAVDAVASFVGSYSIGLLITNRVFKEGKYTIKEACIIATGFSTVSTPFMIVVAKTLDIMPYWNLYFWTTLVITFIVTAITVRIRPLSRKSDTYYTEEGDPEPEYTSGLIKSAWSEAMKASNVAPGLFSNVAQNFKDGFIMTMGILPSIMSVGLLGLVLAKYTPLFDIIGYAFYPFTWLMQIPEPMLTAKALSVGIAEMFLPSLVVASAPLVTKFVIAIVSVSSVLFFSASIPCILSTEIPISIPQLVIVWFQRTLLTFLLVTPVAFLLL